One genomic window of Pseudomonas chlororaphis subsp. piscium includes the following:
- a CDS encoding extracellular solute-binding protein — protein sequence MSALTRTLTGLALAAALLGAAGEALAAVHGSYAMTVYGEPPKYPPGFQHFDYVNPDAPKGGSLSRAAMEIGQFNYITPYADQGIAVVQVNDWVYSPLAFRSLDEPYTVYGLVAERMERDPDGLWVRFYLDPRARFADGTPITAQDVRYTFDLLLSKGSLSYRQQYGDVRDVVIEGPGQVRFDFKNNLNRTLALDLATLRVLPEHWWKSRDFANGGGFEPPLGSGPYKVGKVDAGRSISFERDPNWWARDLPVSRGMYNFDSLTVNFYGDTDVARQLLQAGAFDYNREFSSSGYVVGYDSPALRDGRLQQAILAPDKPTAAQGFVFNLQRPVFHDRRVRQALTLLWDFEWTNKQMMRGFYVRQQSYWPKSEMAASALPDAREREILEPLRGQIPDEVFSQVYRAPQTDGSGRIRDKQLQALRLLAEAGWTPRNNRLVNAAGEPLEFTFLDGQGGFDRMLLPYKRTLAQIGITLNLRRIDSAQYINLLNARDYDMIVTSFPRSGDPIVSPGRELYSLYGSQSATQVGSSNSMVLANPAVDRLIDGLVQANSRDEMVHYARALDRVLQWGQYMIPNYYSKGTPTVFQNRFGRPAIAPIYDEGLNTWWEVSPKALTASQMSALRDTVGAH from the coding sequence CCGCCGTTCACGGCAGCTATGCCATGACGGTCTATGGCGAACCACCGAAGTACCCGCCGGGCTTCCAGCACTTCGACTACGTCAACCCCGATGCGCCCAAGGGCGGCTCCCTGAGCCGCGCCGCGATGGAGATCGGCCAGTTCAACTACATCACCCCCTATGCCGACCAGGGCATCGCGGTGGTCCAGGTCAACGACTGGGTGTATTCGCCCCTGGCCTTTCGCTCCCTGGACGAGCCCTACACCGTCTACGGGCTGGTGGCCGAACGCATGGAGCGCGACCCCGACGGCCTGTGGGTGCGCTTCTACCTCGACCCCAGGGCGCGCTTCGCCGATGGCACGCCGATCACCGCGCAAGACGTGCGCTACACCTTCGACCTGTTGCTGAGCAAGGGCAGCCTGAGCTATCGCCAACAGTACGGCGACGTGCGGGACGTGGTGATCGAAGGCCCCGGACAGGTACGCTTCGACTTCAAGAACAACCTCAACCGCACCCTGGCCCTGGACCTGGCAACCCTGCGCGTGCTGCCCGAGCATTGGTGGAAGAGCCGCGACTTCGCCAACGGCGGCGGTTTCGAGCCGCCCCTGGGCAGCGGGCCGTACAAGGTCGGCAAGGTCGACGCCGGGCGCAGCATCAGCTTCGAGCGCGACCCGAACTGGTGGGCCAGGGACCTGCCGGTCAGCCGCGGCATGTACAACTTCGACAGCCTGACGGTGAATTTCTACGGCGACACCGACGTCGCCCGCCAGCTGCTGCAGGCCGGCGCCTTCGACTACAACCGCGAGTTTTCCTCGTCCGGCTACGTGGTCGGCTACGACAGCCCGGCCCTGCGCGACGGCCGCCTGCAACAAGCGATCCTCGCGCCAGACAAGCCCACCGCCGCCCAGGGTTTTGTGTTCAACCTGCAAAGGCCGGTGTTCCACGACCGCCGGGTGCGCCAGGCGCTGACCCTGCTGTGGGATTTCGAGTGGACCAACAAGCAGATGATGCGCGGCTTCTACGTGCGCCAGCAGAGCTACTGGCCGAAAAGCGAAATGGCCGCCAGCGCCCTGCCGGACGCCCGCGAGCGGGAGATCCTCGAACCCTTGCGCGGGCAGATCCCCGACGAAGTCTTCAGCCAGGTCTACCGGGCCCCGCAGACCGACGGCAGCGGCCGCATCCGCGACAAGCAGCTGCAGGCCCTGCGCCTGCTGGCCGAGGCCGGCTGGACACCCCGCAACAACCGCCTGGTGAACGCCGCCGGCGAGCCGCTGGAGTTCACCTTTCTCGATGGCCAGGGCGGCTTCGACCGCATGCTGCTGCCGTACAAACGCACCCTGGCGCAGATCGGCATCACCCTCAACCTGCGGCGCATCGATTCGGCGCAGTACATCAACCTGCTCAACGCCCGGGACTACGACATGATCGTCACCAGCTTCCCCCGCAGCGGCGACCCCATCGTCTCCCCGGGTCGCGAGCTGTACAGCCTGTACGGCTCGCAAAGCGCGACCCAGGTCGGCAGCTCCAACTCCATGGTGCTGGCCAACCCGGCGGTGGACCGCCTGATCGACGGCCTGGTCCAGGCCAATAGCCGCGACGAGATGGTGCATTACGCCCGGGCCCTGGACCGGGTGCTGCAGTGGGGCCAATACATGATTCCCAATTACTACTCCAAGGGCACGCCCACGGTGTTCCAGAACCGTTTCGGCCGGCCGGCCATCGCGCCGATCTACGACGAGGGCCTGAACACCTGGTGGGAGGTCAGCCCCAAGGCCCTGACCGCCAGCCAGATGAGTGCCCTGCGCGACACCGTGGGGGCGCACTGA